Within Pseudomonas paeninsulae, the genomic segment GGTGTCGTGATCGGGGTGACTGCCTGAGGCCAGGTAGCGAAAGGCGAGCGAGTCGTAAGTGGCGCGTTCGATCATACGGCTGGAAAAGGTGCCGGTGGCATAGCCATAGACCAGCAGACTAAGCAGCACCTCGGGGTGATAGGCGGCGCTGCCGCGTCCGCCATAACGCCGGGTGAGCGCACTCAAGTCGAGCCGTTCGATGGCTTCGAGAATGAAACGGGCCAGGTGGGCTTCTGGCAGCCAGTCATCCATCGATGGCGGGAGCAGGTAGTCAGTCTTGCGGTCGATCGGACGAAAGCGGCTCATGCGGAGGCATCGGCTGGGCGGTGTCGGGATTATCCTGGAATCCAGTGATTAAGTCCGACAGGCTGCTAGCTGAGAGCTTTACCCAGTGCGCTCGCCAGTTGTCTATTCGCGCCAACTGTCGCCTTGTGGACCGCTAGAGAGGCAGTTTTGCGCTGCGATATGCTCGCATGCTGGGTCGAAGGCGGCCGTGTAGGTCTGGTGCCCTTGCTGATCTTCCCTGCAGCGGCTCGATCTATCGCGGTAGCTGATAGCGAATGCTTGTGACCCTCTGACTCATGAGTAGAGCCCCTGGCCCGCGCCCACTGCGGGCTTTTTTGTTTGCTGGCGGGCATCAGAGCGCAGGACGGCCGGGCGGCGATCCGTTCGGACTATCCACGGCGTATCGCCTACGGCGAGTAGCGCCCTAGCAGCCTGTCGGACTTAATCACTGGATTCCAGGATAATCCCGACACCGCCCAGCCGATGCCTCCGCATGAGCCGCTTTCGTCCGATCGACCGCAAGACTGACTACCTGCTCCCGCCATCGATGGATGACTGGCTGCCAGAAGCCCACCTGGCCCGTTTCATTCTCGAAGCCATCGAACGGCTCGACTTGAGTGCGCTCACCCGGCGTTATGGCGGACGCGGCAGCGCCGCCTATCACCCCGAGGTGCTGCTTAGTCTGCTGGTCTATGGCTATGCCACCGGCACCTTTTCCAGCCGTATGATCGAACGCGCCACTTACGACTCGCTCGCCTTTCGCTACCTGGCCTCAGGCAGTCACCCCGATCACGACACCCTGGCCAGCTTCCGCCGCCGCTTCCTCGACGAGTTGGTCGGCATCTTCCTTCAGGTGCTGGAGCTGGCGGGCGAGATGAAGCTGCTCAAGCTCGGCACCATCAGCCTCGACGGCACCAAGCTGCATGCCAACGCCTCACGCCACAGTGCACTGTCCTATGGCCATATCCAGACACTCGAACGCCAGCTCAAGGCCGAAGTGCAGGAGCTCCTGGCGCTGGCTGAACGGGCCGACCAGGCAGAGCTCCCCGTCGGCATCGATCTGCCGGACGAGATCAAACGCCGGCAAGATCGCTTGCTCGCCATGGACGCGGCGAAGGCCACGATCGAGGCGCGTGCCCGCGTGCGGTTTGAGCAGGAACAGAGCGCCTATAAGGAGAAGCTCGCCAAGCGCGCGGCACGCGCAGCAGAAACCGGCAAAAAGCCGGGCGGCAAGCCGCCCAAAGCCCCGGTGGAAGGGCCGGCTGAGCACGACCAAATCAACCTCACCGACGAAGACTCGCGCATCATGCGGGTGGCTGGCGGCGGCTTCGAACAGTGCTACAACGCCCAGGCCGCAGTGGATACCGACACCCTGTTGGTGGTGGCGCCAGGCCTCACTCAGGCGGGCAACGACAAGCAACAAGTCGTCCCCATGCTGGCCGAGCTCAAGGCGCTACCGGAGTCATTGGGTCAGGTGAACGTGGTGCTCGGGGACTGTGGCTACAACAGCGAAAGCAACATCGCCGCCTGCGAGGCGGCGGGAATCGAGCCCTACCTGGCGGTGGCACGCGAAGATCATCACCCGCACTGGAAGGCGCGCTTCGAGGAGCTGGCAGCGCTCGACGCTGATGCCACAGTGCAACAACGCATGGCGCACAAACTCAAGAGCCAGCCGGGGCGCCGCCTCTATGCGCTGCGCAAACAGACGGTGGAACCGGTGTTCGGCATCATCAAGTCGGTCATGGGTTTTCGCCAGTTTCTGCTGCGAGGCAAGGACAAGGTGAGCGGCGAATGGCGCCTGGTATGTCTGGCCTGGAATTTGAAACGCATGGCCGTTTTGCGCCACAAATCCGTCCAGTGTGGGTAGAAATGAACTAAACCCGCTCGTTCTCAGGAAATTCGGGGCAAAAAAGCCTGAAAATACCTCAATAGTGGGGCGAATCGCTTCGCCTCACTATTGATATCCCCGTTCATGAACTCAAGTCCGACAGGCTGCTAGGGTGTTGGCTGCTGCTTTAACGCGTGGCCATCCAGATCAGCAAGCCCGCCTGGAACATGCAAAACGCCACCAGGCAGGCGATGGTGAAGCGCAGGCTGCTGTCTTCGCGGCGGAACAATTCGATGCGCGATTCCAACTTGCGCAGCTTGGCGTCCTGTTCGCGCAGGCTCAGATCGGCTTGTTGCAACATGGCAGCAGCATCGAGCAGGTCGACCATCTGCACCTTTTCGCTAGACCAATCGCTGTGCAGGCTGCTGACCCGCTCTGTGCTGTAACGCGCTTTGAGTTGCAGGGGGTCGAGGTATTCGATGACAAAGCCCTGGGCTTGCAGGCAGTGGTCGCGGCGTAGGCGGGAGTCTTCGCTGAGGGCATCCTTGGCCGCTAGGGTTGCGCCTTCTACCCGGTAATGTGCGCAGTGTTGCTGGGCCCAGGCGATGCCCTGGGCCAGCATAAAACGTCCCAGACCGCGATTGACCGGCTCTACCAGCAAGCCCTTTTCCGGGCCGAGGCGCATTTCCTGGCTGCGGTGGTCGATCCATACTTCCAGCAGGTTCAGTTCCTTGCGCTCCCGCACGCCGGGCAGGTGCAGGGTCAGGCGCAGCAGGCTCTGGCCCTTGGCGTGCCGTTCCACCCGGCCCAGTTGCACGAAGCGCAAAGGCCGTGCGCCGGTGTGACGGTCGACCGGCAGAGGGGCCAGACGCAATAGGCGAAAGTGCTCGGGTGCGAGATCCGCCCAGGGATGGGCTTTCTCGGCCATGGCATGGGCTTGGGCGGCGCTGTCAGGCGCAGATTGTGGCGAATTAGCGTCGGTCATAAAGGCAGTCCTGTGCGCGATACCAGCATAGGGCATCGGGCTGGCCCAACCTTTATCGGCCGGTTTGCGCGGTGCTGGAGGCTGGCGCTGTGCCGGTGTCGTCGATGAAGCTGGCGATCTGCTCGGTCAGCAGGCGCGCCAGGGGCAGGCGCGGGTTGTCGTAGGACGCCAGTTGCGCCTTGACGTCCAGCGGGACGATGCGCAGGACGTGGTTCATGCCCTCGACTATCACCAGTTGCGCATCCGTCTTGACGGCTTGCAAGGCCTCGGCATCGGCGACGCCGACCTGGATGTCGTGACTGCCCTGGACGATCAGTGCAGGGATCTGCAGGCGGGCAAAAACCTCGCTGGGGTTGTAGCGGAACAGTGAGATCAGATAGGGCTGCACGCTGGGACGAAACAGCACTTGCAGCTCATCGGGCACTGCATCGGTCGGCTGGCCGGCCAGTAGCGAGTCAAGCAGCCGATGGCTGTGCGTGAGCAGTTTTGGCGGCAGGCGATAGTGCAGTTGTTCGCGCAGTACCTGGTCGATGGGGCGTGAGCTGCCGGCAAGCGAGATCAGCGCATCGGCGCCGGCCGCGGGGGCCGCCAGGCTGGCGATCAAGGCGCCTTCGCTGTGGCCGATCAGGATCAGGCGACTGAAATTCCTATCGGCCTTGAGCAGCTGA encodes:
- a CDS encoding IS1182 family transposase is translated as MSRFRPIDRKTDYLLPPSMDDWLPEAHLARFILEAIERLDLSALTRRYGGRGSAAYHPEVLLSLLVYGYATGTFSSRMIERATYDSLAFRYLASGSHPDHDTLASFRRRFLDELVGIFLQVLELAGEMKLLKLGTISLDGTKLHANASRHSALSYGHIQTLERQLKAEVQELLALAERADQAELPVGIDLPDEIKRRQDRLLAMDAAKATIEARARVRFEQEQSAYKEKLAKRAARAAETGKKPGGKPPKAPVEGPAEHDQINLTDEDSRIMRVAGGGFEQCYNAQAAVDTDTLLVVAPGLTQAGNDKQQVVPMLAELKALPESLGQVNVVLGDCGYNSESNIAACEAAGIEPYLAVAREDHHPHWKARFEELAALDADATVQQRMAHKLKSQPGRRLYALRKQTVEPVFGIIKSVMGFRQFLLRGKDKVSGEWRLVCLAWNLKRMAVLRHKSVQCG
- a CDS encoding alpha/beta hydrolase, coding for MLRVLLLSLTLLAGLTQAAPHPIEQRPIRLATDQGTLHGTLLRPLSGKPVPVALLVAGSGPTDRDGNNPAGGHSDSLKRLAQALAKHGIASVRYDKRGIAASRTATPDERDLTVEQYVADVAAWGQLLKADRNFSRLILIGHSEGALIASLAAPAAGADALISLAGSSRPIDQVLREQLHYRLPPKLLTHSHRLLDSLLAGQPTDAVPDELQVLFRPSVQPYLISLFRYNPSEVFARLQIPALIVQGSHDIQVGVADAEALQAVKTDAQLVIVEGMNHVLRIVPLDVKAQLASYDNPRLPLARLLTEQIASFIDDTGTAPASSTAQTGR